The Nocardia sp. BMG51109 nucleotide sequence CCGTGTTGCCGATCGCGCGCACTCGCGGGCGTCGTTCCGCCGGTCGGTCCGGCTCGGCCGGTGGATACATTCACGGATTCGGCCGTGTGCGGCGGTGTGGCTCACCGGGGTCCCTCGATCGGCAGGGTGAGGGTGACGGTGGTGGGGCCGCCGGCCGGGCTGTCCACCGTCAGTATGCCGTCGACGGCGCGTGCCCGGGCGGCCAGGCCCGCAAGTCCGCCGCTCACTGCGGTTTCCGCGGTCGGTACGGCCGGTTGCAGGGCGCCGCCGTGGCCGTTGTCCCGGACGGAGACGGCGATCGAGTTTCCGTCCGACGGCAGCACGGCGACCCACACCCGGTCGGCGCCGGAGTGTTTCACCGCGTTGGTGAGCAGTTCGGCGACCGAGAAGTACGCGATCGCCTCGATGGCCGGGTTGGGCCGCTGCGGCAGGTGGACCCGCAGTTCGACCGGCAGCGCGCAGCGGGCGGCCAGCGTCTCCAGCGCGGGCTCCAGTCCCAGCTCGAGGGCGGGCGGATGGATGCCGCGCACCAGTTCGCGCAGTTCGGCGATGGCCTCCTTGGAACCGGCGTGCGCCTCGGCGACCAGTGCGGACGCATCGCCACCGGCGGTGAGGCGCTCCTCGGCGCGGCCCAGCGCCATGGCGATGGTGACCAGCCGGGCCTGGGTGCCGTCGTGCAGATCGCGCTCCAGGCGGCGCAGCGTCGCGGCGGAATCCTCGACGGCGACCCGGCGGCTCTCCTGCAACTCGACCATCCGGCGGTCGCGGGCGGTCGGGGTCAGCAGCGCCAGTGCCAGCTGCCGGTGCAGCCAGCACATGCCGCGCACCAGCCACGGCAGCACGAGGCAGCCGATCACGCCCACCGCGGCCATGCCCAGCACGCGCGGCCAGGTTTCGATGTAGTAGTCGCCGAATTGGGCCAGCGAATGATGTTCGCGCCCTTGGTCGTCCACGTTGATCGGATGGAAGATCACCCAGGGGATGGGCGAAATCGCGGTGAACACCGTCATCGCGACGACGATCAGCACCCCGTAACCGGCGAACAGGCCCAGCACCACCTCGGCGATCAGGAACGCCAGCGCCCGCCACGAGGTGCGATCGGTGTAGGCGCTGCGCAGCCAGCCGAAGAATCCGGGACGTGGCGCGAATGCCGGCGGCGCGGGCATCGGCGTATCGAGCAGCGCGGAGGCGACGGCCCGGTAGACCACACCCCAGATCCGGCCGGCCAGCAGTACCAGCGCCAGCACGGGGATGCCGATCAGGACGATCGACAGGCCCAGTCCGGCGCCGAAGCCGAAATATATCCAGCTGATGGCGACCATGCCGAGCACGAAGGCCACGATCAGGTAGGCCAGTTCCTTCCAGGTCCGCGCCTCGAACGGCGCGCGCAGGATCGCGCGGACCACCCGGCCGGCGGTCATCGGTGGCCGGTCCGGGCGGTCGAGTACGAGGGTCGGTTCGGCGAACGTCTCGGTCATGACTCCATGCTGGTCGGGGGAGTGGCGGGATACGAGGGAGCGACCCACCGAATCTTTGGTGTAGGCAGCTACACCTACTGTGCCCTGGGAATCGGTGACGAACCAGGTCCGGTTCGCCCGGCTACGATGACGCGGATGAGTTATCCGCCGCCTCCGCCGCAGTACGGCTACGGCTATCCGCCGCCGCCCGAGCATCCCCAGGCCACCACCATTCTCGTGCTGGGGCTGGTCAGCCTGTTCTGCGGCCTGACCGGTCCGTTCGCGTGGGTGATGGGGCGGCGGGTGCTCAACGAGATCGACGCGTCCGGCGGCAGCTACGGCGGGCGCACCAACGTGCAGGTCGGCTACATCATCGGCATCTGCACGTCGGTGCTGATGCTGATCAGCCTGCTCCTCCTGATCGCTTACACAGTGATCATGCTCGTCGTCGCGATCGGGTTCGGAGTCTCGGCGGCGTGAGCGTCGACGAGCCCCCGGACGAGGAGGCCGCGAGCGGGCCGACCGAATGGGGCGAACACCCCCGCGGCGTCGGGCCGTGGTCGGCGGAGTTCGGCACCGCGCCCCCGGACGATCCGCGGCTGGATCCCGAACTGCTCGAGCACGGCGACCGCCGCAACGTCGTCGACGCCTACCGGTACTGGACGCGCGAGGCGATCGTCGCCGACATCGACCGCCGCCGCCACCCGTTCCACGTCGCCATCGAGAACTTCGAGAACGACGCCAACATCGGCACCGTGGTACGCACCGCCAACGCCTTCGCCGCGTCCGCCGTGCACATCGTCGGCCGCCGCCGCTGGAACCGCCGCGGCGCCATGGTCACCGACCGCTACCAGCACCTCGTCCACCACTCCGACGTCGCGACCCTGCTGGAATTCGCCGACCGCGAGGAACTGACGGTCGTCGCGGTGGACAACGTCCCCGGCTCGGTCCCCCTGGAAACCGCCCGCCTTCCCCGGAACTGCCTGCTGCTGTTCGGCCA carries:
- a CDS encoding RNA methyltransferase, with protein sequence MSVDEPPDEEAASGPTEWGEHPRGVGPWSAEFGTAPPDDPRLDPELLEHGDRRNVVDAYRYWTREAIVADIDRRRHPFHVAIENFENDANIGTVVRTANAFAASAVHIVGRRRWNRRGAMVTDRYQHLVHHSDVATLLEFADREELTVVAVDNVPGSVPLETARLPRNCLLLFGQEGPGVTAEARQSAVMTVSIAQFGSTRSINAGVAAGIAMHSWISQHADLTRAW
- a CDS encoding sensor histidine kinase, whose translation is MTETFAEPTLVLDRPDRPPMTAGRVVRAILRAPFEARTWKELAYLIVAFVLGMVAISWIYFGFGAGLGLSIVLIGIPVLALVLLAGRIWGVVYRAVASALLDTPMPAPPAFAPRPGFFGWLRSAYTDRTSWRALAFLIAEVVLGLFAGYGVLIVVAMTVFTAISPIPWVIFHPINVDDQGREHHSLAQFGDYYIETWPRVLGMAAVGVIGCLVLPWLVRGMCWLHRQLALALLTPTARDRRMVELQESRRVAVEDSAATLRRLERDLHDGTQARLVTIAMALGRAEERLTAGGDASALVAEAHAGSKEAIAELRELVRGIHPPALELGLEPALETLAARCALPVELRVHLPQRPNPAIEAIAYFSVAELLTNAVKHSGADRVWVAVLPSDGNSIAVSVRDNGHGGALQPAVPTAETAVSGGLAGLAARARAVDGILTVDSPAGGPTTVTLTLPIEGPR